The following coding sequences lie in one Lepeophtheirus salmonis chromosome 11, UVic_Lsal_1.4, whole genome shotgun sequence genomic window:
- the LOC121126311 gene encoding thiamine transporter 1 encodes MNSVCYSPSMEPKLKLTTTLLCIYGFLKELRPLEPYLTEYLIDPRYPNITLQEVSKDVYPVWTYSYLSVLVLVFLLTDFFRYRIVIIIGGLAYVGTWILPLYAKGVVWMQVMQFAYGVASSTEVAYFTYIYAQVDSSHYQIVTSFTRVALLVGRFCSGILGQFLVFMEFTTYRGLNYISLISVSLSTIVSFCLPKVQTSLYFHRTSSIDNEIREPRNWTITLKHFKGDVVAAFGNPGLYGGPLEWLVIFKLGFIFNLCGNVLLHMRVIYL; translated from the exons atgaat TCTGTATGTTATAGTCCTTCTATGGAGCCGAAATTGAAGTTAACAACCACTTTACTCTGTATTTACGGTTTTCTCAAGGAACTACGTCCTTTAGAACCATATCTCACCGAATATTTGATTGATCCCCGTTATCCAAATATTACTCTCCAAGag GTTTCTAAAGATGTTTACCCTGTTTGGACGTACTCCTATTTATCTGTTCTCGTACTTGTATTTCTTTTGACTGATTTTTTCCGATATCGAATTGTAATAATCATTGGAGGTTTAGCATATGTAGGAACCTGGATCCTTCCATTGTACGCTAAAGGAGTGGTATGGATGCAAGTCATGCAGTTTGCCTATGGTGTTGCAAGCTCTACGGAAGTTGcgtactttacatatatttatgctCAAGTCGATTCTTCTCATTATCAAATCGTTACTTCTTTTACAAGAGTGGCTCTTCTTGTAGGCAGATTTTGTAGTGGTATTCTGGGACAGTTTCTTGTATTTATGGAGTTCACAACATATCGAGGGCTTAATTATATTTCCCTGATATCTGTGTCTCTATCAACTATTGTGAGTTTTTGTCTTCCTAAGGTCCAAACGTCTCTGTACTTTCATCGGACATCCTCAATTGACAATGAGATAAGAGAACCTAGAAATTGGACAATTacattaaaacatttcaaaggAGATGTTGTAGCTGCATTTGGTAATCC tgGTCTGTATGGTGGTCCATTGGAATGGCTGGTAATTTTCAAGTTGGGATTTATATTCAACCTCTGTGGGAATGTATTGCTCCATATgagagtaatttatttataa